The Micromonospora sp. M71_S20 genome has a window encoding:
- a CDS encoding DUF1697 domain-containing protein: MDRWVALLRGVNVGGAKVAMADLRRLVTGLGHDDVRTYLQSGNVVFGSTVRDADALARGIERAIADELGLTVPVLVRSGRELAAVAGGNPYADREDDPTRLLVVFLATAPGRSAVDALAVPGGENLAFTVAGREVYLHYPDGGYGRSKFTNNHLEKKLGVVATTRNWRSVRALAEMSTS, translated from the coding sequence GTGGACAGGTGGGTCGCGCTGCTGCGCGGGGTCAACGTCGGCGGCGCGAAGGTCGCCATGGCCGACCTGCGCCGGCTGGTCACCGGCCTCGGCCACGACGACGTGAGGACGTACCTGCAGAGCGGGAACGTGGTCTTCGGGAGCACGGTGCGCGACGCCGACGCGCTGGCGCGGGGCATCGAGCGGGCCATCGCCGACGAACTGGGGCTGACGGTGCCGGTGCTGGTGCGCAGCGGCCGGGAACTCGCGGCGGTGGCCGGCGGCAACCCGTACGCCGACCGGGAGGACGACCCGACGCGGCTGCTGGTGGTCTTCCTCGCGACCGCGCCCGGCCGGTCCGCCGTGGACGCCCTGGCCGTGCCCGGCGGCGAGAACCTGGCGTTCACGGTCGCCGGTCGCGAGGTCTACCTGCACTATCCCGACGGCGGCTACGGCCGGTCGAAGTTCACCAACAACCACCTGGAGAAGAAGCTCGGCGTGGTGGCGACCACCCGCAACTGGCGCTCGGTGCGGGCCCTCGCCGAGATGTCGACGAGCTGA
- a CDS encoding MBL fold metallo-hydrolase: protein MPNLDRRRFLRDAAASTALVTTGGLAGTALTAPAHAAPVAAAPAGRSSGPVSFRWWGTSAWRVDVGDRTVLVDPFLSRIDTGLFRGAFDQAKKLEVRTDVVDSLVDRAETVLVTHTHWDHYMDVPHIAGRTGARVVGTLTAYHLGLAYGLPSGQLSPVRGGEVLDFGAYTVEVVGSLHSRNRSYSMAFPGVRVSPPAKPGTIADLPEGDTLAYQLRVAGGPSVFFMGASDFDQRNLTGLAPDVAMVALPSSTATADYAERLLDALDRPKIVVPVHFDNFETELRNPVPVAPTDRERLDALLAAVRRVSPRSRVIVPEYHTAYHF, encoded by the coding sequence ATGCCCAACCTCGACCGCCGCCGCTTCCTGCGCGACGCCGCCGCCAGCACCGCGCTGGTCACCACCGGCGGGCTCGCCGGCACCGCACTCACCGCGCCGGCGCACGCCGCGCCGGTCGCCGCCGCCCCGGCCGGCCGCAGCAGCGGCCCGGTCAGCTTCCGCTGGTGGGGTACGTCGGCCTGGCGCGTCGACGTCGGCGACCGGACCGTCCTGGTCGACCCCTTCCTCAGCCGGATCGACACGGGGCTGTTCAGGGGCGCCTTCGACCAGGCCAAGAAGCTGGAGGTCCGCACCGACGTCGTGGACTCCCTGGTGGACCGGGCCGAGACGGTGCTCGTCACGCACACCCACTGGGACCACTACATGGACGTGCCGCACATCGCCGGCCGCACCGGCGCCCGGGTCGTCGGCACGCTGACCGCCTACCACCTCGGGCTGGCGTACGGGCTGCCGTCGGGGCAGCTCAGCCCGGTGCGGGGCGGGGAGGTGCTGGACTTCGGCGCCTACACCGTGGAGGTGGTCGGCTCCCTGCACAGCCGCAACAGGTCGTACTCGATGGCCTTCCCCGGCGTCCGGGTCAGCCCGCCGGCGAAGCCGGGGACCATCGCCGACCTGCCCGAGGGCGACACCCTCGCCTACCAGCTGCGGGTGGCCGGCGGCCCGTCGGTCTTCTTCATGGGCGCCAGCGACTTCGACCAGCGGAACCTGACCGGGCTGGCCCCCGACGTGGCCATGGTGGCGCTGCCGAGCAGCACCGCCACCGCCGACTACGCCGAGCGGCTGCTCGACGCGCTGGACCGGCCGAAGATCGTGGTGCCGGTGCACTTCGACAACTTCGAGACCGAGCTGCGCAACCCCGTGCCCGTCGCGCCGACGGACCGGGAGCGGCTGGACGCGCTCCTCGCCGCCGTCCGCCGGGTCTCCCCGCGCAGCCGGGTCATCGTGCCCGAGTACCACACCGCGTACCACTTCTGA
- a CDS encoding serine hydrolase, translating to MATEHIGEIFERIGVTGCLHVVDLDAVDDGGPEGAGAGRPDGAGPGGLESGWREVAVRADEQVVIASIFKVLLVLEFARQVVAGQLDPRERVLVTADDRLGGWGIAGCADDAEVSLRDLAYFAMSVSDNTAADLLLRRVGADVLPMLAAELGLPRTRIVGGPRHLVETMLADVGARTEADFARIFPTLPPERVRAMRMFDPAHTTSSTAREITRLLGLIWRDEAGPPEACAMVRGWMARQIFWTRLAAGFPPGVRVAGKTGSLPGLHLEAGVAEYPDGGRYAIAVFVRATQLATRRIDVDLAMGQAARAAVEVLRAG from the coding sequence GTGGCGACGGAGCACATCGGCGAGATCTTCGAACGGATCGGGGTCACCGGCTGCCTGCACGTGGTCGACCTCGACGCGGTCGACGACGGCGGGCCCGAGGGCGCGGGAGCCGGGCGGCCCGACGGCGCGGGGCCGGGCGGATTGGAATCAGGCTGGCGGGAGGTGGCGGTACGGGCGGACGAGCAGGTGGTGATCGCCTCGATCTTCAAGGTGCTGCTGGTGCTGGAGTTCGCCCGGCAGGTCGTCGCCGGCCAGCTCGATCCCCGGGAACGGGTCCTCGTCACCGCCGACGACCGGCTCGGCGGATGGGGGATCGCCGGCTGCGCCGACGACGCCGAGGTGTCGCTGCGGGACCTGGCCTACTTCGCCATGTCGGTCAGCGACAACACCGCCGCCGACCTGCTGCTGCGCCGGGTCGGGGCGGACGTGCTGCCGATGCTCGCCGCCGAGCTGGGGCTGCCGCGGACCCGGATCGTCGGCGGCCCCCGGCACCTGGTCGAGACGATGCTCGCCGACGTCGGCGCGCGTACCGAGGCGGACTTCGCCCGGATCTTCCCCACCCTGCCGCCCGAGCGGGTCCGCGCGATGCGGATGTTCGACCCCGCGCACACCACGTCGAGCACCGCCCGGGAGATCACCCGGCTGCTCGGCCTGATCTGGCGCGACGAGGCCGGCCCGCCCGAGGCGTGCGCGATGGTCCGGGGCTGGATGGCCCGGCAAATCTTCTGGACCCGGCTGGCCGCCGGCTTCCCGCCCGGCGTGCGGGTGGCCGGCAAGACCGGCAGCCTGCCGGGTCTGCACCTGGAGGCCGGCGTGGCCGAGTACCCCGACGGCGGGCGGTACGCCATCGCCGTCTTCGTCCGCGCCACGCAGCTCGCCACCCGCCGCATCGACGTGGACCTGGCGATGGGCCAGGCCGCCCGAGCCGCCGTCGAGGTGCTGCGCGCCGGCTGA
- a CDS encoding LysR family transcriptional regulator yields the protein MDLLRHLRHFVVVADELHFGRAAELLGMAQPPLSQSVQRLERELAVELFDRSRRQVRLTAAGQLLLGEAEELLAGEGRLRNLMRQVRDGVSGVLRAGVPPETPAVTLRELLDRLAGRAPGLDVDLHELTSGEQERMLGEGRLDVGLLHHPVTDDGLRLGAAVDVPLGVLLPRASALARAREVELAALAGLDLVTAPRATAPGWHDHLLEVCRRHGFTPGRVRPARNPEFLFGLVLAGGGVAVEPAATARREPRIAWRPIAGSPLVRRTSAAWPRRAAHPAAPMFGQLAAEVLADGSAPPAPPPGPAPRPWPVLFDEPA from the coding sequence GTGGACCTGCTCCGGCACCTGCGGCACTTCGTGGTGGTCGCCGACGAGCTGCACTTCGGGCGGGCCGCCGAGCTGCTCGGCATGGCCCAGCCGCCGCTGAGCCAGTCGGTGCAACGCCTGGAGCGGGAGCTGGCGGTCGAGTTGTTCGACCGCTCCCGGCGGCAGGTGCGGCTGACCGCCGCCGGCCAGTTGCTCCTCGGCGAGGCCGAGGAACTGCTCGCCGGGGAGGGTCGGCTGCGCAACCTGATGCGGCAGGTGCGCGACGGGGTGTCGGGAGTGCTCCGGGCGGGGGTGCCGCCGGAGACCCCCGCGGTCACCCTGCGCGAGCTGCTCGACCGGCTGGCCGGGCGCGCCCCCGGGCTCGACGTGGACCTGCACGAGCTGACCAGCGGCGAGCAGGAGCGGATGCTCGGCGAGGGACGGCTGGACGTCGGCCTGCTCCACCACCCCGTCACCGACGACGGGCTGCGCCTCGGCGCCGCCGTCGACGTACCGCTGGGGGTGCTGCTGCCGCGCGCCTCGGCGCTGGCCCGGGCCCGGGAGGTCGAGCTGGCGGCGCTGGCCGGACTGGACCTGGTGACCGCGCCCCGGGCCACCGCGCCCGGCTGGCACGACCACCTGCTGGAGGTCTGCCGCCGGCACGGGTTCACGCCGGGGCGGGTCCGCCCGGCGCGGAACCCGGAGTTCCTCTTCGGGTTGGTGCTGGCGGGCGGCGGCGTCGCCGTCGAGCCGGCGGCGACGGCGCGCCGGGAGCCCCGGATCGCCTGGCGGCCGATCGCCGGGTCGCCGCTGGTCCGGCGCACCTCGGCGGCGTGGCCGCGCCGGGCCGCGCACCCGGCCGCGCCGATGTTCGGGCAGCTCGCGGCGGAGGTGCTCGCCGACGGCTCGGCGCCCCCGGCACCGCCGCCCGGGCCGGCGCCTCGCCCCTGGCCGGTGCTCTTCGACGAGCCGGCCTGA
- a CDS encoding GNAT family N-acetyltransferase — MTDVRIEPWCGDDLDLLRRLNAPEIREHTGGPETDAQVVARHERYVRFGGTGQGCMYSVVLPDGSRVGSVGYWEREWHDQRVYELGWAVLPGHQGRGLATAAVRAAVAVVRARRNHRWAHAYPSVDNAPSNAVCRKAGFTLLGETEFEYPPGRLMRANDWRLDLAA, encoded by the coding sequence ATGACCGACGTGCGGATCGAGCCGTGGTGCGGGGACGACCTCGACCTGCTGCGGCGGCTCAACGCGCCCGAGATCCGGGAGCACACGGGCGGCCCGGAGACCGACGCGCAGGTCGTCGCCCGGCACGAGCGCTACGTGCGGTTCGGCGGCACCGGGCAGGGGTGCATGTACTCCGTCGTGCTGCCCGACGGCAGCAGGGTGGGCAGCGTCGGCTACTGGGAACGCGAGTGGCACGACCAGCGGGTCTACGAGCTGGGCTGGGCCGTGCTGCCGGGGCACCAGGGCAGGGGGCTGGCCACCGCCGCCGTCCGGGCCGCGGTGGCCGTCGTGCGCGCCCGGCGCAACCATCGCTGGGCGCACGCCTACCCGTCGGTCGACAACGCGCCGTCGAACGCGGTCTGCCGCAAGGCCGGCTTCACCCTGCTCGGCGAGACCGAGTTCGAATACCCGCCCGGTCGCCTCATGCGCGCCAACGACTGGCGCCTCGACCTGGCGGCCTGA
- a CDS encoding NADPH-dependent FMN reductase, with product MTPLGLAVIIGSTREGRAGDRIGRWFVDRARRRDELAVTVVDLAEHDLPAGCPAEPTPAVRSFVAQVARAEAFVVVTPEYNHSFPGSLKQAIDHAYDEWQAKPVGFVSYGCGSIGLHAVDQLRTVFTALHAVTMRDVVGVDLLDGAPSPPTADRCERAADVLLDQLHWWGLALRDGRAARPYVS from the coding sequence ATGACGCCGCTGGGCCTCGCCGTGATCATCGGCAGCACCCGGGAGGGACGGGCGGGCGACCGGATCGGCCGCTGGTTCGTCGACCGGGCACGGCGGCGCGACGAGCTGGCGGTGACGGTCGTCGACCTCGCCGAGCACGACCTCCCCGCGGGCTGTCCGGCCGAGCCGACTCCCGCCGTCCGGTCGTTCGTCGCGCAGGTCGCGCGGGCGGAGGCGTTCGTCGTGGTCACCCCCGAGTACAACCACAGCTTCCCGGGCTCGTTGAAACAGGCGATCGACCACGCGTACGACGAGTGGCAGGCCAAACCGGTCGGCTTCGTGTCGTACGGGTGCGGTTCCATTGGCCTGCACGCTGTCGACCAGCTCCGGACGGTCTTCACCGCACTGCACGCGGTCACGATGCGCGATGTCGTCGGCGTCGACCTGCTCGACGGCGCGCCGTCACCCCCGACGGCCGACCGGTGCGAACGCGCCGCCGACGTCCTGCTCGACCAGCTCCACTGGTGGGGCCTGGCCCTGCGCGACGGTCGCGCCGCGCGCCCGTACGTCTCCTGA
- a CDS encoding ATP-binding cassette domain-containing protein, with product MTRTTGLAIEAEGLTRSFGATRALAGIDLQVPAGTVYGLLGPNGAGKTTAVRVLATLLRPDGGRARVFGHDVVTEADAVRARMSLTGQYASVDEDLTGLENLMLLARLLGHGKPAARARAEGMLAAFGLTEAGDRQVKKYSGGMRRRIDIAASILNTPDLLFLDEPTTGLDPRSRNQVWEIVRAVVAHGTTVLLTTQYLDEADQLAGRIAVVDHGRVIAEGTPGELKSSVGSGTVHLRLRDPGQRPEAERLLRAALGVPVQLAPDPVALTARVGGDGSDLDASEQAARALGDLARAGILVDDFSLGQPSLDEVFLALTDHPAVAADERDDQLEAAR from the coding sequence ATGACACGCACCACCGGCCTGGCCATCGAGGCCGAGGGCCTGACCCGATCGTTCGGGGCCACCCGGGCGCTCGCCGGCATTGATCTCCAGGTCCCCGCCGGCACCGTCTACGGGCTGCTCGGGCCCAACGGCGCCGGCAAGACCACGGCGGTACGGGTGCTGGCGACGCTGCTGCGCCCCGACGGCGGACGGGCCCGCGTCTTCGGGCACGACGTCGTCACCGAGGCCGACGCCGTACGCGCACGGATGAGCCTGACCGGCCAGTACGCCTCCGTGGACGAGGACCTGACCGGGTTGGAGAACCTGATGCTCCTCGCCCGCCTGCTCGGGCACGGAAAGCCGGCCGCCCGGGCGCGCGCGGAGGGCATGCTCGCCGCGTTCGGCCTGACCGAGGCGGGCGACCGGCAGGTCAAGAAGTACTCGGGCGGCATGCGGCGGCGCATCGACATCGCGGCGAGCATCCTCAACACCCCCGACCTGCTGTTCCTCGACGAGCCGACGACGGGCCTGGACCCGCGCAGCCGCAACCAGGTGTGGGAGATCGTCCGGGCCGTCGTGGCGCACGGCACGACGGTGCTGCTGACCACGCAGTACCTGGACGAGGCCGACCAGCTCGCCGGCCGCATCGCGGTGGTGGACCACGGCCGGGTGATCGCGGAGGGCACCCCGGGCGAGTTGAAGTCCTCGGTCGGCTCCGGCACCGTCCACCTGCGGTTGCGCGACCCGGGCCAGCGGCCGGAGGCGGAGAGGCTGCTCCGGGCGGCCCTCGGCGTGCCGGTGCAGCTCGCACCCGATCCGGTCGCGCTGACCGCGCGGGTCGGCGGCGACGGCAGCGACCTCGACGCCAGCGAGCAGGCGGCCCGCGCGCTCGGGGACCTGGCCCGCGCCGGCATCCTCGTCGACGACTTCTCCCTCGGTCAGCCGAGCCTGGACGAGGTCTTCCTGGCCCTGACCGACCACCCCGCCGTCGCGGCCGACGAGCGGGACGACCAGCTGGAGGCAGCCCGATGA
- a CDS encoding ABC transporter permease: MTNATTTGRAPSVYVPSAEALATVLAPGARPPRPHALSASLTFGWRALLKIKHVPEQLFDVTAFPIIMVLMFTYLFGGALADSPRDYLQFFLPGIMVTSVVMITMYTGVGLNTDIEKGVFDRFRTLSVWRPAPLVGMIFGDVLRYVLAAVVILGVGLVLGFRPDGGLPGVLAGIGLLVIFSFAFSWVWTFFGLVLRSEKSVMGVSMMVLFPLTFLSNVFVDPGTMPGWLQAFVKVNPISQLVASVRAVMSGGWDASATMWTLVWSAGFLVVFGTLTMHRYNRR; this comes from the coding sequence ATGACCAACGCCACCACGACCGGGCGCGCCCCGTCCGTCTACGTACCGTCGGCGGAGGCGCTGGCCACCGTCCTCGCGCCGGGCGCGCGACCGCCCCGACCCCACGCGCTGTCGGCGTCGCTGACGTTCGGCTGGCGCGCGCTGCTGAAGATCAAGCACGTGCCGGAGCAGCTGTTCGACGTGACGGCGTTCCCGATCATCATGGTGCTGATGTTCACGTACCTGTTCGGCGGTGCCCTCGCCGACAGCCCGCGCGACTACCTCCAGTTCTTCCTGCCCGGCATCATGGTGACGAGCGTCGTGATGATCACCATGTACACCGGCGTCGGGCTGAACACCGACATCGAGAAGGGCGTCTTCGACCGGTTCCGGACGCTGTCGGTCTGGCGGCCCGCCCCGCTGGTCGGCATGATCTTCGGTGACGTGCTGCGGTACGTGCTGGCGGCCGTGGTCATCCTCGGCGTCGGGCTGGTGCTGGGCTTCCGGCCCGACGGCGGGCTGCCCGGCGTGCTGGCCGGGATCGGCCTGCTGGTGATCTTCTCGTTCGCGTTCTCCTGGGTCTGGACGTTCTTCGGCCTCGTCCTGCGCAGCGAGAAGTCCGTGATGGGCGTGAGCATGATGGTGCTCTTCCCGCTGACGTTCCTCAGCAACGTGTTCGTCGACCCTGGCACGATGCCCGGCTGGCTCCAGGCATTCGTCAAGGTCAACCCGATCTCGCAGCTGGTGGCCTCGGTGCGCGCGGTGATGTCGGGCGGCTGGGACGCGTCGGCCACGATGTGGACGCTGGTGTGGAGCGCCGGCTTCCTGGTCGTATTCGGCACGCTCACGATGCACCGCTACAACCGCCGCTGA
- a CDS encoding SigE family RNA polymerase sigma factor: protein MRDAHGAEFDDFVRTRSVAMLRVAYLLTGDRHAAEDLLQEVLEQVYVRWRRVRTSPEAYARRALVNRSINRWRRRARRPEQALGDNDGVARDHADDIALRQAVVAALRTLPPRQRAAVVLRYLEDLSVADVAGALRCSEGTVKSHASRGLAHLREAVAGSHLVLSVPTDTRSAR from the coding sequence ATGCGAGATGCGCATGGCGCGGAGTTCGACGACTTCGTCCGTACCCGGTCCGTGGCGATGTTGCGGGTGGCCTACCTGCTGACCGGCGATCGACACGCGGCGGAGGACCTGCTTCAGGAGGTACTGGAGCAGGTGTACGTGCGCTGGCGCCGGGTGCGCACCTCCCCGGAGGCGTACGCCCGGCGGGCCCTGGTCAACCGGTCGATCAACCGGTGGCGGCGGCGGGCCCGGCGGCCGGAGCAGGCGTTGGGCGACAACGACGGGGTCGCCCGGGACCACGCCGACGACATCGCGCTGCGCCAGGCGGTCGTCGCGGCGCTGCGTACCCTGCCGCCCCGGCAGCGCGCCGCCGTCGTGCTCCGCTACCTGGAGGACCTGTCGGTCGCCGACGTGGCCGGGGCGCTGCGCTGCTCCGAGGGCACCGTGAAGAGCCACGCCTCCCGGGGCCTCGCCCACCTCCGGGAGGCGGTGGCCGGGTCACATCTCGTCCTGTCCGTCCCGACCGACACCAGGAGTGCGCGATGA
- a CDS encoding AAA family ATPase, with product MDPRYDEDVIGREHPAGLLRAEIDRVTTSHGGLVLVAGEPGIGKTTLVTAAAGEARRRGALVLGAACWHSDSAPGYWPWVQVLRGLRRSADDWALARESAEPALAALLGEATGGTAGEPANGDAGAVDGDAGAVDGATGEPAGRPTGDDGVDQEEFALHDAVTTALVAVSQRRPVVVVLDDLHWADPASMRLLRFAAQHTWFERLLLIGTYRDAEVESPDHPLRGLLMPLVAKATTLTLTGLSRDEVAALMTRAAGRAPDAGLLDEAHRRTGGNPFFVEQTARIWRADGRIGTIPPGVREAVRGRLAQLPAAVVEALTAAAVLGREFHRPVLAACAGTPAAQVDRLLDRAVTARLVVSRGGGRFAFVHDLVRETLYDALPDDDRRSRHAAVVRAVDGAPALAERLIPADLARHAHLAGAHLDPARAAELLVAAARAAAGRLAVDESVVHFRRALEVADDPTRRVKIMIELGELLHHTGAGDEARRLLAEAATLAVAADDPVVLARVALVVHRRHADGPGRLADPEGVLREAHQRLIGESAGAVPVSTIVTDLIAATESLARRGHDDEALTFSLWARHDTTWGLGSARDRAAITAEIRDVARRGGDRETVLWATALRWVALLELGDPRYHDEFTTFAAGARQGDARHRAAATMDDAIIAAFRGDFARADELVDELTGLSEWDHSDFAFMGHHLRWSRLHLQGRPDEVDALLDELSSTGYPHPELLRGVTAAERGDVEAALRVATGIEAAGTTYPGSVSPLWLRLRAGVAAASRDPRRCAEARDALRPHRGQWMSAMFGCDLSGPVDHWLALVDAAQERWDDAVAGFSAARDAADRLGARPWSVLARAALADALTGRDRPGDAAAAAALRVTTARDATDLGMDRTARRLAGGPPTGAEASAAGRPGAVAAPAGPQPASAGAPVAGPARAVAAGSAGPQAAVTGSHAARAVAAGPHPSAVGEQPDQAYGFRRDGPVWQLTYAGVVVHLPDVKGLRDLHVLLSRPGVDVPAVELLDPAAGPELVAARRMGGDPVLDDEAKARYRRHLERLDDEIDRAAERGDGRRLADLDAERGALLAELRAAAGLAGRSRRLGDEAERARKTVTARIRDALRKLDQRHPGLAAHLRDTVSTGSTCRYLPPGPLPWRL from the coding sequence ATGGATCCGCGGTACGACGAGGACGTCATCGGGCGGGAGCATCCCGCGGGTCTGCTGCGCGCCGAGATCGACCGGGTCACCACCAGCCACGGCGGTCTGGTCCTCGTCGCCGGGGAACCCGGCATCGGCAAGACGACGCTGGTCACGGCGGCGGCCGGCGAGGCCCGACGGCGGGGCGCGCTGGTGCTCGGCGCCGCCTGCTGGCACTCCGACAGCGCGCCCGGCTACTGGCCCTGGGTGCAGGTGCTGCGCGGCCTGCGCCGCTCGGCCGACGACTGGGCGCTGGCCCGGGAGTCGGCCGAGCCGGCCCTGGCGGCGCTGCTCGGCGAGGCGACGGGTGGCACCGCCGGGGAGCCGGCGAACGGCGACGCCGGGGCGGTCGACGGCGATGCCGGGGCGGTCGACGGCGCCACCGGCGAGCCGGCCGGCCGGCCGACCGGTGACGACGGCGTCGACCAGGAGGAGTTCGCGCTGCACGACGCGGTGACCACCGCGCTGGTCGCGGTGTCCCAGCGCCGGCCGGTCGTGGTCGTGCTCGACGACCTGCACTGGGCCGACCCCGCCTCGATGCGGCTGCTGCGCTTCGCCGCCCAGCACACCTGGTTCGAGCGGCTGCTGCTGATCGGCACCTACCGCGACGCCGAGGTCGAGTCCCCCGACCACCCGCTGCGCGGGCTGCTGATGCCGCTGGTGGCGAAGGCGACCACGCTCACCCTCACCGGCCTGTCCCGCGACGAGGTGGCCGCGCTGATGACCCGCGCGGCCGGCCGGGCGCCGGACGCCGGTCTCCTCGACGAGGCGCACCGGCGCACCGGTGGCAACCCGTTCTTCGTGGAGCAGACCGCCCGGATCTGGCGTGCCGACGGCCGGATCGGCACGATCCCCCCGGGCGTACGGGAGGCGGTGCGGGGCCGTCTCGCCCAGTTGCCGGCGGCGGTCGTCGAGGCGCTCACCGCCGCCGCCGTGCTGGGCCGGGAGTTCCACCGTCCCGTCCTCGCCGCCTGCGCGGGCACGCCGGCGGCGCAGGTCGACCGGCTGCTCGACCGGGCGGTGACCGCCCGGCTCGTGGTGTCCCGTGGCGGCGGCCGGTTCGCCTTCGTCCACGACCTCGTGCGGGAGACCCTCTACGACGCGCTGCCCGACGACGACCGGCGCTCCCGGCACGCGGCGGTCGTCCGGGCCGTCGACGGCGCACCGGCGCTCGCCGAGCGGCTGATCCCTGCCGACCTGGCCCGGCACGCCCACCTCGCCGGCGCCCACCTCGACCCGGCTCGCGCCGCCGAGCTGCTGGTCGCCGCGGCCCGCGCCGCGGCCGGTCGGCTGGCCGTGGACGAGTCGGTGGTCCACTTCCGCCGGGCGCTCGAGGTCGCCGACGACCCGACCCGACGCGTGAAGATCATGATCGAGCTGGGTGAACTGCTGCACCACACGGGCGCGGGCGACGAGGCCCGGCGGCTGCTAGCCGAGGCCGCCACGCTGGCCGTGGCGGCCGACGACCCGGTGGTGCTGGCCCGGGTCGCCCTCGTCGTGCACCGCCGCCACGCCGACGGCCCCGGGCGGCTCGCCGACCCGGAGGGCGTGCTGCGGGAGGCGCACCAGCGGTTGATCGGCGAGTCCGCGGGCGCCGTCCCGGTCAGCACGATCGTCACCGACCTGATCGCCGCCACGGAATCCCTGGCCCGGCGCGGGCACGACGACGAGGCGCTCACCTTCAGCCTGTGGGCCCGCCACGACACCACCTGGGGGCTCGGCTCGGCCCGCGACCGGGCCGCGATCACCGCCGAGATCCGCGACGTGGCGCGCCGCGGTGGCGACCGGGAGACCGTGCTCTGGGCGACCGCGCTGCGCTGGGTCGCCCTGCTGGAGCTGGGCGACCCCCGCTACCACGACGAGTTCACCACCTTCGCCGCCGGGGCCCGCCAGGGCGACGCCCGGCACCGGGCGGCCGCCACGATGGACGACGCCATCATCGCGGCCTTCCGTGGCGACTTCGCCCGGGCCGACGAACTGGTTGACGAGCTGACCGGCCTCAGCGAGTGGGACCACTCCGACTTCGCCTTCATGGGCCACCACCTGCGCTGGTCCCGGCTGCACCTGCAGGGGCGGCCCGACGAGGTCGACGCCCTCCTCGACGAGCTGTCCTCGACCGGCTACCCCCACCCGGAACTCCTCCGTGGCGTCACCGCGGCCGAGCGCGGCGACGTCGAGGCGGCTCTTCGGGTGGCCACCGGCATCGAGGCCGCCGGCACGACGTACCCGGGATCGGTGTCGCCGCTGTGGCTGCGGCTGCGCGCGGGGGTCGCCGCCGCGAGCCGCGACCCCCGGCGCTGCGCCGAGGCCCGGGACGCGCTGCGACCGCACCGCGGGCAGTGGATGTCGGCGATGTTCGGCTGCGACCTCAGCGGCCCCGTCGACCACTGGCTGGCCCTCGTCGACGCCGCGCAGGAACGCTGGGACGACGCGGTGGCCGGGTTCTCGGCCGCCCGCGACGCCGCCGACCGGCTGGGCGCCCGCCCGTGGTCGGTCCTGGCCCGCGCCGCGCTGGCCGACGCGCTGACCGGTCGGGACCGTCCGGGCGACGCGGCGGCCGCCGCCGCGCTGCGCGTCACCACCGCCCGCGACGCCACCGACCTCGGCATGGACCGGACGGCCCGTCGCCTGGCCGGCGGGCCGCCGACGGGGGCCGAGGCGTCGGCCGCCGGCCGGCCGGGGGCCGTCGCCGCGCCCGCCGGTCCGCAGCCGGCGTCGGCCGGCGCTCCGGTCGCCGGCCCGGCACGGGCCGTCGCCGCCGGGTCGGCCGGTCCGCAGGCGGCGGTGACCGGGTCGCACGCCGCGCGGGCGGTCGCCGCCGGGCCGCACCCGTCCGCCGTGGGGGAGCAGCCGGACCAGGCGTACGGGTTCCGCCGCGACGGGCCGGTCTGGCAGCTCACCTACGCCGGCGTGGTGGTGCACCTGCCCGACGTGAAAGGGCTGCGCGACCTGCACGTGCTGCTGAGCCGGCCGGGCGTCGACGTCCCGGCGGTCGAGTTGCTCGACCCGGCCGCCGGGCCGGAACTGGTCGCGGCCCGCCGGATGGGCGGCGACCCGGTCCTCGACGACGAGGCCAAGGCCCGCTACCGGCGGCACCTCGAACGGCTCGACGACGAGATCGACCGGGCCGCCGAGCGCGGCGACGGGCGGAGGTTGGCCGACCTCGACGCCGAGCGCGGCGCCCTGCTCGCCGAGCTGCGCGCCGCCGCCGGACTGGCCGGCCGCAGCCGACGCCTCGGCGACGAGGCCGAGCGGGCCCGCAAGACGGTCACCGCCCGCATCCGGGACGCGCTGCGCAAGCTCGACCAGCGCCACCCGGGCCTCGCCGCCCACCTGCGCGACACCGTCTCCACGGGCAGCACCTGCCGCTACCTCCCGCCCGGGCCACTGCCCTGGCGCCTCTAA